Proteins encoded within one genomic window of Humulus lupulus chromosome 1, drHumLupu1.1, whole genome shotgun sequence:
- the LOC133799421 gene encoding pentatricopeptide repeat-containing protein At1g28690, mitochondrial, translating to MVSMKHGMISSTCRRTPFLIFDQTLSAIHGYISHPNSNTLSSALQHYIDSDNPLHGRKIHAHVLKTGHVPNTNISIKLLILHLKCGCLKYARQMFDELPHRTLSAYNYIIGGYLRQGQVGESLGLARRLVLSGEKPDGYTFSMILKASTSASYDRSPCSLGKIVHAQIIKSDVGSDDVLYTALVASYVKSGKIGYARAVFELMLERNVVCSTSLITGYMNQGSFDEAKEIFSKTVDKDIVVFNAMIEGYSKLVEHASKSLDIYIEMQRLNFRPNISTFASVIGACSVLTAFEVAEQVQSQLMKTEFFTHIKMGSALIDMYSKCGRIEDAQKVFDHMPEKNVFSWTSMIDGYGKNGYPYEALELFCIMHEHHHIDPNFVTFLGALSACSHAGLVDKGLEIFRSMEAEYFLKPKMEHYACVVDLLGRAGCLHQAWEFVKAMPEKPNSDVWAALLSSSRLHGYVEMASVAANELFKLNANDRPGAYIALSNTLADAGKWDGVSDLRDKMKIRGISKSTGCSWVAADFSL from the coding sequence ATGGTGAGCATGAAACATGGAATGATCTCTTCAACCTGCAGACGTACGCCATTTCTCATATTCGATCAAACTTTATCGGCAATACATGGCTATATTTCTCATCCAAACTCCAATACTCTGTCTTCAGCTTTGCAACACTACATTGATTCAGATAATCCTTTACACGGCCGAAAGATTCATGCCCATGTTCTCAAAACTGGGCATGTGCCCAATACCAATATCTCCATCAAACTTCTCATACTTCACTTGAAATGTGGTTGTTTGAAATATGCACGTCAAATGTTTGATGAATTGCCTCATAGAACTCTCTCTGCTTATAATTACATTATAGGTGGTTACCTCAGGCAAGGACAAGTGGGGGAATCACTTGGTTTGGCTCGAAGACTGGTTCTTTCTGGTGAAAAGCCTGATGGATATACATTCTCAATGATTTTGAAGGCATCCACTTCCGCTAGTTATGATCGATCCCCGTGTAGTTTGGGAAAAATTGTTCATGCCCAGATAATAAAATCTGATGTTGGCTCAGATGATGTTCTTTACACGGCACTAGTGGCCTCTTATGTTAAGAGCGGAAAAATTGGTTATGCCAGGGCTGTATTTGAACTGATGTTGGAAAGAAATGTTGTATGCTCAACATCATTGATAACAGGGTACATGAATCAAGGCTCTTTTGATGAGGCCAAAGAAATATTCAGCAAAACGGTTGATAAAGATATAGTGGTGTTTAATGCAATGATTGAAGGCTACAGCAAACTGGTTGAACATGCTTCCAAATCACTTGACATCTATATTGAAATGCAAAGATTGAATTTTCGACCTAATATCTCCACATTTGCTAGTGTTATTGGGGCATGCTCAGTGTTAACAGCATTTGAAGTTGCTGAACAAGTCCAAAGTCAACTTATGAAGACTGAATTTTTCACACACATAAAGATGGGAAGTGCTCTTATAGACATGTACTCAAAGTGTGGAAGAATTGAGGATGCACAGAAAGTATTCGATCACATGCCTGAAAAGAATGTATTTTCATGGACTTCCATGATCGATGGTTATGGAAAGAATGGATATCCATATGAAGCTCTGGAGCTCTTTTGCATAATGCATGAACACCATCACATTGACCCTAATTTCGTGACCTTCCttggtgctctttcagcttgttCTCATGCTGGGCTGGTAGATAAGGGTCTGGAGATCTTTCGAAGCATGGAGGCGGAATACTTCCTAAAACCAAAGATGGAACATTATGCTTGTGTTGTCGATCTTTTGGGACGGGCCGGATGTTTGCATCAAGCTTGGGAGTTTGTAAAGGCAATGCCTGAGAAACCTAACTCAGATGTGTGGGCTGCTCTTCTGAGTTCATCTAGATTACATGGCTATGTAGAGATGGCCAGCGTAGCTGCCAATGAACTTTTTAAACTCAATGCTAATGATAGGCCAGGGGCATATATTGCACTGTCCAATACTCTGGCAGATGCTGGGAAATGGGATGGTGTAAGTGATCTAAGGGATAAAATGAAGATAAGAGGCATATCTAAAAGTACTGGATGCAGTTGGGTTGCTGCTGATTTTAGTTTGTAA